One window from the genome of Microbulbifer sp. ALW1 encodes:
- the pheA gene encoding prephenate dehydratase: protein MSEDTPKQDGRLLELRDRIDSIDSDIAKLISERANCALEVAEVKKSNGENALYYRPEREAQVLRRAMERNPGPLTDEEMARLFREIMSACLALEEPIKVAYLGPEGTFTQQAALKHFGHSAVSKPLAAIDEVFREVEAGAVNYGVVPVENSTEGVVNHTLDNFMTSNLQICGEVELRIHQHLMISDITRKDSITRIYSHAQSLAQCRKWLDSYYPNVERVAVASNAEAAKRVKGEWNAAAIAGDMAADLYGLKILNEKIEDRPDNSTRFLIIGSQAVPASGDDKTSLMVSMRNEPGALHDLLVPFQRHNIDLTRVETRPAQSGNWTYVFFIDFVGHRDSDNVAAALKEVGAGASDMKVLGSYPRGVL from the coding sequence ATGTCTGAAGATACGCCGAAGCAGGACGGACGCCTGCTCGAACTGCGCGATCGCATCGACAGTATCGACAGCGATATTGCAAAGCTGATTTCCGAGCGTGCCAATTGCGCGTTGGAAGTGGCAGAAGTGAAAAAGAGTAACGGCGAGAATGCGCTCTACTACCGTCCCGAGCGGGAGGCGCAGGTGCTGCGTCGGGCCATGGAGCGCAATCCGGGCCCGCTGACCGATGAAGAAATGGCGCGCCTGTTTCGCGAGATTATGTCCGCGTGCCTGGCATTGGAAGAGCCGATCAAGGTGGCTTATCTCGGCCCCGAAGGTACCTTTACTCAGCAGGCAGCACTGAAGCACTTTGGCCACTCCGCGGTTTCCAAGCCGCTGGCAGCCATTGACGAAGTATTCCGGGAAGTGGAAGCGGGCGCGGTCAATTACGGTGTGGTGCCGGTGGAGAATTCCACCGAGGGCGTAGTCAACCACACCCTGGATAATTTTATGACGTCCAACCTGCAGATCTGTGGGGAGGTGGAGCTGCGGATTCACCAGCACCTGATGATTTCCGACATCACTCGCAAGGACTCCATTACCCGTATCTACTCCCACGCGCAAAGCCTGGCCCAGTGCCGCAAATGGCTGGACTCCTATTATCCGAACGTTGAGCGCGTGGCGGTGGCGAGCAATGCGGAAGCGGCCAAGCGGGTTAAAGGTGAGTGGAATGCGGCGGCCATTGCCGGTGATATGGCGGCCGATCTCTACGGTCTCAAAATCCTGAATGAAAAGATTGAGGATCGTCCGGACAACTCTACCCGCTTCCTGATTATCGGCTCCCAAGCGGTGCCAGCCAGTGGTGATGACAAAACCTCGCTGATGGTTTCCATGCGCAACGAGCCGGGTGCGCTGCACGATCTGTTGGTGCCTTTCCAGCGTCACAACATTGATCTCACGCGGGTGGAAACCCGCCCAGCGCAGTCCGGTAACTGGACTTACGTATTCTTTATCGATTTCGTCGGTCACCGTGACAGTGACAATGTAGCGGCGGCGCTGAAAGAGGTGGGTGCCGGAGCATCCGACATGAAGGTGCTGGGTTCCTACCCGCGCGGAGTGCTGTAA
- a CDS encoding bifunctional prephenate dehydrogenase/3-phosphoshikimate 1-carboxyvinyltransferase: MSSVGQEVEKPVIGRLVVVGIGLIGGSLALGLKAASGCREVVGVARRPQTCEEAVALGVVDRAVTDIAEVLPELEAGDVIFVSVPTLTVEAVFAQLKDRIPAGVTVTDGASVKGSVVAAAEKVWGQVPDFLVPGHPIAGSEQSGVTAARDDLYIAHRIILTPLENTAPEHAERIQAMWQAVGAEVLSMPVGEHDEVLAATSHLPHVIAFGLVDTLAHDAENENIFRYAAGGFRDFTRIASSDPVMWRDIMLANRDAILKSIDLYTSNLDSLRSAIASGDSEHLMGVFTRAKAARDHFTKMLAKKAYTETMEAKEVIFIAQPGGAVNGDLRVPGDKSMSHRSIMLGSLAEGVTEVEGFLEGEDALATLQSFRDMGVVIEGPVNGRVTIHGVGMHGLQAPPGPLYVGNSGTSMRLLAGLLAGQKFDTVLTGDESLSKRPMNRVANPLRDMGAQVGTGEDGRPPLKIKGGQQLKAIDYTLPMASAQVKSCVLLAGLYAEGETSTTEPAPTRDHTERMLAGFGYDVQRDGPRASLSGGGKLSACHIDVPADISSATFFMVAASIAPGSDVLLQHVGINPTRDGAINILRAMGADITLENQREVGGEPVADIRVRYAPLKGIKIPEDQVPLAIDEFPAIFVAAACAEGETVLTGAEELRVKESDRIQAMADGLKILGINAEPTPDGIVIQGKGASEGAVFGGGEVDSLGDHRIAMSFSVAALRAGADIRILHCANVATSFPNFAELANRAGMQLEVR, translated from the coding sequence ATGTCGAGTGTCGGGCAGGAGGTCGAAAAGCCCGTCATAGGGCGTCTGGTGGTCGTCGGTATAGGTCTGATCGGTGGCAGCCTGGCGCTGGGGCTGAAGGCTGCCAGCGGCTGCCGTGAAGTGGTCGGTGTGGCGCGTCGGCCCCAGACCTGTGAGGAGGCGGTGGCCCTGGGCGTGGTCGACAGGGCGGTGACGGACATTGCGGAGGTGTTGCCGGAGCTGGAAGCGGGGGATGTTATTTTCGTCTCGGTGCCGACGCTTACGGTGGAGGCGGTGTTCGCGCAGTTGAAAGACCGGATTCCTGCGGGCGTCACCGTGACCGATGGCGCCAGTGTGAAGGGCAGTGTGGTGGCCGCTGCGGAAAAGGTCTGGGGGCAGGTGCCGGACTTCCTGGTGCCAGGGCATCCTATTGCCGGCTCCGAACAGAGCGGTGTGACCGCTGCGCGGGATGACCTGTATATTGCCCATCGCATAATTCTGACGCCGCTGGAAAATACAGCGCCTGAGCACGCCGAGCGGATACAGGCCATGTGGCAGGCGGTGGGCGCGGAAGTGCTGTCCATGCCGGTGGGGGAGCACGACGAAGTGCTTGCCGCCACCAGTCATCTGCCTCATGTCATTGCATTCGGGCTGGTGGATACCCTGGCCCACGATGCGGAAAACGAGAATATTTTTCGCTATGCCGCTGGCGGCTTTCGGGATTTTACCCGTATCGCTTCCAGTGACCCGGTTATGTGGCGGGACATCATGCTCGCCAACCGCGATGCGATCCTCAAATCCATCGATCTCTATACCTCCAATCTGGACTCTCTGCGCAGTGCCATTGCCAGCGGCGACAGCGAACATCTGATGGGGGTTTTTACCCGGGCCAAGGCGGCGCGGGATCATTTCACCAAAATGCTGGCCAAAAAAGCGTATACGGAAACTATGGAAGCGAAGGAAGTGATTTTTATTGCCCAGCCGGGCGGTGCAGTAAATGGCGATCTGCGAGTGCCGGGGGACAAATCCATGTCGCACCGCTCGATCATGCTCGGCTCTCTGGCCGAAGGTGTCACCGAGGTAGAAGGGTTCCTGGAAGGGGAAGACGCCCTGGCAACCCTGCAGTCGTTCCGTGATATGGGTGTCGTCATCGAGGGTCCGGTGAATGGTCGCGTTACCATTCATGGCGTGGGCATGCACGGCCTGCAGGCACCTCCTGGGCCTCTGTATGTGGGCAATTCCGGTACTTCCATGCGCCTGTTGGCGGGCCTGCTGGCCGGGCAGAAGTTCGACACCGTGTTAACCGGCGACGAGTCCCTGTCAAAGCGCCCCATGAACCGGGTTGCCAACCCGCTGCGCGACATGGGTGCCCAGGTGGGAACCGGTGAAGATGGCCGGCCGCCGCTCAAGATCAAGGGTGGCCAACAATTGAAAGCCATCGATTACACTTTGCCCATGGCGAGTGCGCAGGTGAAATCCTGTGTGCTGCTGGCGGGTCTCTACGCAGAAGGTGAGACCAGCACTACCGAGCCGGCGCCCACCCGCGATCACACCGAGCGGATGCTGGCGGGCTTTGGTTATGACGTGCAGCGCGACGGCCCTCGCGCCAGCCTCTCTGGTGGTGGCAAGTTGTCTGCCTGTCATATCGATGTACCCGCGGATATTTCATCGGCGACTTTCTTTATGGTGGCAGCCTCCATTGCCCCCGGATCCGATGTACTGTTGCAGCACGTGGGTATCAACCCCACCCGCGATGGCGCCATCAATATCCTGCGTGCCATGGGAGCGGACATTACCCTGGAGAATCAGCGCGAAGTGGGTGGCGAGCCAGTGGCGGATATCCGCGTGCGCTACGCGCCATTAAAAGGAATCAAGATTCCGGAAGACCAGGTGCCGCTGGCCATCGACGAATTTCCGGCCATCTTTGTGGCGGCGGCCTGTGCTGAAGGCGAGACAGTGCTCACTGGCGCCGAAGAACTGCGGGTCAAGGAGAGTGACCGTATCCAGGCCATGGCCGACGGTCTTAAAATTCTCGGAATCAACGCCGAACCGACGCCGGACGGCATCGTCATTCAGGGCAAGGGTGCCAGTGAGGGCGCGGTATTCGGTGGCGGTGAAGTCGATAGCCTCGGTGACCACCGCATTGCCATGTCGTTTTCCGTGGCGGCGCTGCGCGCGGGTGCGGATATCCGTATCCTGCACTGTGCCAATGTGGCGACGTCTTTCCCGAACTTTGCCGAGCTGGCCAATCGCGCCGGTATGCAGCTGGAAGTGCGCTGA
- the cmk gene encoding (d)CMP kinase: MTEAANLNSQQAPVITIDGPSGSGKGTIAKLLADSLGYELLDSGALYRLTALAALNGEVDLSDEARLAEIAGNLDIRFAVANGEVAAVLQGVDVSRDIRMERVSMAASKVAAVPVVREALLQRQRDFRQAPGLVADGRDMGTTVFPDAPVKVFLTASAEERARRRYDQLQGRGVSVSLRDLLKDIRARDDRDMNRAASPLAPAEDAVVLDSTDIGINDVLQKVLDLVHERIR; encoded by the coding sequence ATGACTGAAGCAGCTAACCTGAACTCGCAACAGGCTCCCGTAATCACCATCGACGGCCCCAGTGGCTCCGGCAAGGGCACTATTGCCAAGTTACTGGCGGATTCCCTCGGGTATGAATTGCTGGACTCCGGCGCTCTCTACCGGTTGACCGCGCTCGCGGCACTCAATGGCGAGGTGGATCTCTCTGATGAGGCGCGTCTGGCAGAGATTGCCGGCAATCTGGATATCCGTTTTGCAGTGGCAAATGGTGAGGTGGCTGCCGTTCTGCAGGGTGTGGATGTGAGCCGGGATATCCGCATGGAGCGCGTGAGCATGGCGGCCTCCAAGGTGGCTGCGGTTCCTGTGGTGCGCGAGGCGCTGCTGCAGCGCCAGCGGGACTTTCGCCAGGCGCCGGGCCTGGTGGCTGACGGCCGCGATATGGGCACCACGGTTTTCCCTGACGCGCCGGTCAAGGTCTTTCTCACAGCCAGTGCGGAAGAGCGCGCCCGCCGCCGCTATGATCAGTTGCAGGGCAGGGGGGTTTCTGTTAGCCTCCGCGACCTGCTGAAGGACATCCGCGCCCGGGACGACCGGGATATGAACCGCGCAGCCTCCCCTTTGGCACCGGCAGAAGATGCTGTGGTGCTGGATAGTACGGACATCGGCATAAACGATGTTCTGCAAAAAGTGCTCGACCTGGTACATGAACGTATTCGTTGA
- the rpsA gene encoding 30S ribosomal protein S1, whose translation MTENFAELFEESLKSVEMAPGAIVTGLVIDIDKDWVTVHAGLKSEGVIPAEQFKNEKGEVDLQIGDEVQVALEAVEDGFGETRLSREKAKRAEAWKILDAAHAADEVVKGVISGKVKGGFTVDVANIRAFLPGSLVDVRPVRDTAHLEGKELDFKVIKLDAKRNNVVVSRRAVMEAANSEEREALLASLQEGMAIKGIVKNLTDYGAFVDLGGIDGLLHITDMAWKRIKHPSEIVNVGDEIDVKVLKFDRERSRVSLGLKQLGEDPWVSIKQRYPENSRVKAVVTNLTDYGCFAELEEGVEGLVHVSEMDWTNKNIHPSKVVNVGDEVEVMILDIDEERRRISLGIKQCQENPWDAFARKFAKGDKISGKIKSITDFGIFIGLDGSIDGLVHLSDISWNEAGEDAVRKFKKGDELETVILGIDSDRERISLGIKQLESDPFSDYVATNDRGSIVMGTIKEVDAKQAIITLADEVEGVLRASEISRDKVEDARNALKEGEEVETKITSVDRKNRVISLSIKAKDQDDEKQAIKDHSKKQAEQVQPATIGDLIKAQMNNKD comes from the coding sequence ATGACCGAGAACTTTGCTGAGTTATTTGAAGAGAGCTTGAAGAGTGTTGAGATGGCGCCTGGCGCTATCGTGACCGGCCTGGTAATCGACATCGATAAAGACTGGGTAACCGTACACGCGGGCCTGAAGTCTGAAGGTGTTATTCCGGCAGAGCAGTTCAAAAACGAAAAAGGCGAAGTCGATCTGCAGATCGGCGACGAAGTACAGGTTGCCCTGGAAGCTGTAGAAGATGGCTTCGGTGAAACCCGTCTGTCCCGCGAAAAAGCCAAGCGCGCTGAAGCTTGGAAAATCCTCGACGCTGCACACGCTGCAGACGAAGTGGTTAAGGGTGTTATCAGCGGCAAGGTTAAGGGTGGTTTCACCGTTGACGTGGCCAACATCCGCGCGTTCCTGCCTGGCTCTCTGGTAGATGTACGTCCGGTTCGCGACACCGCGCACCTGGAAGGCAAAGAGCTCGACTTTAAAGTGATCAAGCTGGACGCCAAGCGCAACAACGTTGTTGTTTCCCGTCGCGCCGTGATGGAAGCAGCCAACAGCGAAGAGCGTGAAGCCCTGCTGGCCAGCCTGCAAGAAGGCATGGCGATCAAAGGTATCGTGAAGAACCTGACCGACTACGGTGCTTTCGTAGATCTGGGCGGTATCGACGGCCTGCTGCACATCACCGACATGGCTTGGAAGCGCATCAAGCACCCGAGCGAGATCGTGAACGTTGGCGACGAGATCGACGTAAAAGTCCTGAAATTCGACCGCGAGCGCAGCCGTGTATCCCTGGGCCTGAAGCAACTGGGCGAAGATCCTTGGGTATCCATCAAGCAGCGTTACCCGGAAAACAGCCGCGTGAAAGCGGTTGTAACCAACCTGACCGACTACGGCTGCTTCGCCGAGCTGGAAGAAGGTGTGGAAGGTCTGGTACACGTTTCCGAAATGGATTGGACCAACAAGAACATTCACCCGTCCAAAGTTGTCAACGTTGGCGACGAGGTCGAGGTAATGATTCTTGATATCGACGAAGAGCGTCGTCGTATCTCCCTGGGTATCAAGCAGTGCCAGGAAAATCCGTGGGATGCCTTCGCGCGTAAATTCGCTAAAGGCGACAAGATCTCCGGTAAAATCAAGTCCATCACTGACTTCGGTATCTTCATTGGTCTGGACGGCAGCATCGACGGTCTGGTTCACCTGTCCGACATCTCCTGGAACGAAGCTGGCGAAGACGCCGTGCGTAAGTTCAAGAAAGGTGACGAGCTGGAAACCGTTATCCTGGGTATCGACTCCGACCGCGAGCGTATCTCCCTGGGTATCAAGCAGCTGGAATCCGATCCGTTCTCTGATTACGTAGCCACCAACGATCGCGGCAGCATCGTAATGGGTACCATCAAAGAAGTTGACGCCAAGCAGGCGATCATCACCCTGGCGGACGAAGTCGAAGGCGTACTGCGCGCTTCCGAAATCAGCCGCGACAAGGTTGAAGATGCTCGCAACGCCCTGAAAGAAGGCGAAGAAGTGGAGACCAAGATCACCAGCGTGGATCGCAAGAACCGCGTGATCAGCCTCTCCATCAAAGCCAAAGATCAGGACGATGAGAAGCAAGCCATCAAGGATCACAGCAAGAAGCAAGCTGAACAGGTTCAGCCGGCGACTATCGGTGACCTGATCAAGGCGCAAATGAATAACAAAGATTAA
- the ihfB gene encoding integration host factor subunit beta: MTKSELIEKIALRLDQLPVKDVELAVKVMLDTMSGVLAEGERIEIRGFGSFSLHYRAPRTGRNPKTGDSVELAGKYVPHFKPGKELRDRVNQQLKRDALESA, translated from the coding sequence ATGACCAAGTCTGAACTGATCGAGAAGATTGCTCTGAGGTTGGATCAGCTGCCGGTAAAGGATGTAGAGCTGGCGGTCAAAGTCATGCTGGACACCATGTCTGGTGTACTGGCTGAGGGCGAGCGAATAGAAATTCGCGGTTTTGGCAGTTTTTCTCTGCACTACCGCGCGCCGAGAACGGGGCGCAACCCCAAAACCGGTGACTCCGTGGAGCTGGCGGGCAAATACGTGCCGCACTTCAAGCCGGGAAAAGAGCTCAGGGATAGGGTAAATCAGCAGTTGAAACGGGATGCGCTGGAGAGTGCGTGA
- a CDS encoding LapA family protein: protein MSFLRWISRLLFGVLALVCLALGVYFAVDNPESITPRFAGYALFPGSVGFWLIGFLLIGALLGFLASLLPYYTERHRVKGLERQLLRTERELQTVRRQVAGD, encoded by the coding sequence TTGTCTTTTCTGCGCTGGATATCGCGACTGCTGTTCGGGGTGCTGGCCCTGGTGTGCTTGGCACTGGGTGTTTATTTCGCCGTGGATAACCCTGAAAGTATCACCCCGAGATTTGCCGGGTATGCACTGTTTCCGGGTAGTGTGGGCTTTTGGCTGATCGGCTTTTTACTGATAGGCGCGCTACTGGGGTTCCTTGCCAGCCTGCTGCCATATTACACCGAGCGCCACAGAGTCAAAGGGTTGGAGCGACAGTTACTGCGTACCGAGCGCGAGCTGCAGACTGTGCGCCGCCAGGTTGCCGGAGACTGA
- the lapB gene encoding lipopolysaccharide assembly protein LapB, which produces MSDLTFFFFIFAAIAIGWYLGRKSGKKKGAKNNQHQALAQSYAQGLNYLLSERHNDAIEKFIDALEVSSATFDTHLALGNLLRKRGEHDQAIRVHQNLLARPSLNRISQQKAQLELARDYIAAGWLDRAERLLQELVETSSELRSTSLEYLVEVYRDEREWAKAIHAVNLLHGRRFKRLPGEWAPVQAHFCCELAEEAINGKDYLSARKHIDAALNYDRHSVRANLLLGRLEYLLGRPQEGIKVLERVPKQNPDYIPEILELLITCYDAVGDERGLERYLENLLKEHPSNSVLIALTERIHQQQSEAEAAAFLGKQLALRPSLRGLGHFLNLHIDTTQGRARENLFLLKNLIDQLIASRPHYRCNNCGFSGNQLHWLCPSCKRWDSVRSVKGIEGE; this is translated from the coding sequence TTGAGCGACCTGACGTTTTTCTTCTTCATTTTTGCGGCTATTGCCATAGGTTGGTACCTGGGGCGCAAGAGCGGCAAAAAGAAAGGTGCCAAAAACAATCAGCACCAGGCGCTGGCGCAGTCCTATGCGCAGGGCCTCAATTACCTCCTCAGTGAGCGTCACAATGACGCCATCGAAAAATTTATTGATGCGCTGGAAGTTAGCAGCGCGACCTTCGACACGCACCTGGCGCTCGGCAACCTGCTGCGCAAGCGGGGCGAGCACGACCAGGCCATTCGCGTCCATCAGAACCTTCTCGCGCGCCCAAGTCTTAACCGGATCAGTCAGCAGAAAGCGCAGCTTGAGCTGGCACGGGATTATATCGCCGCCGGTTGGTTAGACCGGGCAGAGCGCCTGCTGCAGGAGCTGGTGGAAACGTCTTCCGAACTGCGCAGTACCAGCCTGGAGTACCTGGTTGAGGTATATCGGGATGAACGCGAGTGGGCCAAGGCCATTCATGCGGTCAACCTGCTACACGGGCGCCGTTTCAAACGTCTGCCAGGGGAGTGGGCGCCAGTGCAGGCACACTTCTGCTGCGAGCTGGCGGAAGAAGCCATTAACGGCAAGGATTACCTGAGTGCGCGCAAGCATATTGACGCTGCGCTCAATTACGATCGCCACTCGGTGCGTGCCAACCTGTTGCTTGGGCGGCTCGAGTATCTGCTGGGGCGACCCCAGGAGGGTATCAAGGTACTCGAGCGGGTACCCAAGCAAAATCCGGATTACATCCCGGAAATCCTGGAGCTGCTGATCACCTGCTATGACGCTGTTGGTGACGAGCGTGGACTGGAACGCTACCTGGAAAACCTGCTCAAGGAGCACCCTTCCAATAGCGTATTGATTGCGTTGACCGAGCGTATTCACCAGCAACAGAGTGAAGCCGAAGCGGCGGCATTTTTAGGCAAGCAGCTTGCGCTGCGACCGTCGCTGCGGGGGCTTGGGCATTTCCTAAACTTGCATATCGACACGACTCAGGGGCGCGCCAGAGAAAACCTGTTTCTGCTGAAAAACCTGATCGATCAACTGATTGCCAGCCGTCCCCATTACCGCTGCAACAATTGCGGTTTTTCCGGCAATCAACTCCATTGGCTGTGCCCCAGCTGCAAGCGTTGGGACAGTGTGCGCTCGGTAAAAGGTATTGAGGGCGAGTAA
- the pyrF gene encoding orotidine-5'-phosphate decarboxylase yields the protein MTDSVLSPVIVALDYDSAEAALAMAAQLDPAVCRVKVGKELFTIAGPDLVRRLVADGFEVFLDLKFHDIPNTVAAAVKAAANLGVWMVNVHASGGERMMRAAADVLAPLGDKRPLLIGVTVLTSTAEDELAPVGVSRPLKEQVVALAELAKSSGLDGVVCSAQEAETLKQACGSEFALVTPGIRPVGSAAGDQRRIVTPVDALKNGSDYLVIGRPITGAEKPAEALKAIVDDILNHAS from the coding sequence TTGACTGACTCCGTTCTCTCTCCGGTAATTGTGGCGCTGGACTACGATAGTGCCGAAGCCGCACTCGCGATGGCAGCCCAGCTGGACCCGGCGGTTTGCCGGGTAAAAGTAGGTAAAGAGCTGTTTACGATCGCGGGGCCGGACCTGGTTCGCCGGTTGGTGGCGGACGGATTTGAGGTGTTTCTGGATCTGAAGTTTCACGATATCCCGAATACCGTGGCGGCGGCGGTAAAGGCTGCGGCAAACCTGGGTGTTTGGATGGTGAATGTGCATGCCAGTGGTGGAGAGCGGATGATGCGGGCGGCGGCAGATGTGCTGGCACCGCTCGGGGACAAGCGTCCGCTGCTGATCGGAGTGACGGTCTTAACTAGTACCGCGGAAGACGAGCTGGCACCGGTTGGTGTCAGTCGGCCTCTGAAAGAGCAGGTTGTCGCACTGGCCGAGCTGGCAAAAAGCAGTGGTCTGGACGGGGTGGTCTGTTCGGCGCAGGAGGCGGAAACGCTCAAGCAGGCATGCGGCAGTGAGTTTGCCCTGGTAACTCCGGGAATCCGCCCGGTCGGGTCTGCTGCCGGAGATCAGCGTAGGATCGTGACCCCGGTAGATGCCCTGAAAAATGGCTCCGACTATCTGGTAATTGGCCGCCCGATTACCGGAGCAGAGAAGCCCGCTGAGGCGCTCAAGGCCATTGTCGATGACATCCTGAATCACGCTAGTTGA
- a CDS encoding ComEA family DNA-binding protein has translation MKHIRTLLATVFAISLLLTNVQLAAAEDQVAEAQLQLVNLNTASAEELSEVLEGVGPARAELIVQYREQNGNFSSVEQLLEIKGIGVATLEKNKDRIQL, from the coding sequence ATGAAACATATTCGAACTCTTCTTGCCACTGTATTCGCAATTTCGCTGCTGTTGACCAATGTGCAACTGGCGGCCGCGGAAGATCAGGTCGCAGAGGCGCAGCTGCAGCTGGTCAACCTGAATACAGCTTCGGCGGAGGAACTGTCGGAAGTGCTCGAAGGCGTAGGGCCGGCCAGGGCCGAGCTGATCGTGCAGTACCGGGAGCAGAATGGAAATTTCTCCAGTGTTGAACAGCTGTTGGAGATCAAGGGGATAGGGGTTGCAACACTGGAGAAGAACAAAGATCGGATCCAGTTGTAA
- a CDS encoding NAD(P)-dependent oxidoreductase: protein MRWVIIGSSGYIGSALCRYLVQRGESVLSISRRLAGPEGCQHLQIGQFQGPAFTQAFQAGDRVVYAAGISSIRACRKNPAQAEALNCDLPVALLPIAAAAGAESFLYLSSVKALSPPSGLVAGENDGIPALDPYGQSKWRAEQRLLSVEYPCRVNILRPAAVYGDYQPEGGGIEGKVGKGSLESDAQEVSPAPSSKRTFLWKRRLTRWGRLLPWLPATGYRSFVALEDLLSAIILIEGGRRDRETFIAAEPGYYNLSLIGSAASGVCIKNSRPLGKILLFPFKLLSLVGIKAGVLEVERSELYSAGRLKSLLNWQPKRRYGQFLRGL from the coding sequence ATGCGGTGGGTGATTATAGGTAGTTCCGGGTATATCGGTTCTGCGTTGTGCCGGTATCTGGTGCAGCGCGGTGAATCCGTACTTTCCATTTCTCGCCGACTGGCCGGGCCGGAAGGCTGCCAGCACCTGCAGATCGGCCAATTTCAAGGGCCCGCTTTTACGCAAGCTTTCCAGGCTGGAGACCGGGTTGTCTATGCGGCAGGTATCTCTTCAATTCGCGCGTGCAGAAAAAATCCTGCGCAGGCTGAGGCCCTGAATTGTGACTTGCCAGTGGCGCTTCTTCCGATTGCTGCCGCGGCTGGAGCTGAAAGCTTTCTGTACCTCTCCAGTGTCAAAGCGCTGAGCCCCCCCAGTGGGCTTGTTGCGGGGGAAAATGATGGCATCCCCGCACTGGATCCCTACGGGCAAAGCAAGTGGCGTGCTGAGCAGCGGTTGCTATCGGTTGAATACCCCTGTCGGGTAAATATTTTAAGACCTGCGGCGGTTTACGGTGATTACCAGCCGGAAGGCGGTGGGATTGAAGGCAAAGTTGGTAAAGGTTCCCTGGAGAGTGATGCTCAGGAGGTCTCTCCTGCGCCAAGCAGCAAGCGGACATTTTTATGGAAGCGCCGACTGACACGCTGGGGGCGGTTGCTGCCGTGGCTGCCGGCAACGGGCTACCGCAGTTTCGTGGCGCTCGAAGATCTGCTGTCGGCCATTATTTTGATTGAAGGTGGGCGCCGCGATAGAGAAACGTTTATTGCTGCGGAACCCGGCTACTACAACCTGAGCCTGATCGGCAGTGCGGCCAGCGGGGTCTGTATAAAAAACAGCCGCCCACTTGGTAAAATATTGCTGTTTCCTTTTAAGTTGTTGTCACTAGTGGGAATAAAGGCAGGCGTGCTTGAGGTGGAGAGGAGCGAGCTTTATAGTGCTGGGCGGCTGAAGTCATTGCTCAATTGGCAGCCGAAGAGACGCTATGGTCAATTCCTGCGGGGGCTTTGA
- a CDS encoding glycosyltransferase family 4 protein translates to MHWWLPVATGIAVTLIVLRLLLFRLRQLALDVPNHRSLHDTPVPRTGGWAVLVGVFSGVIVSQVPLSIGTLFAFLMLLAVSLVDDLRSVSARLRFSVQILSVSLLLYSMAPEFSHWLLWPVLIIAGVWVVNLYNFMDGMDGFAGSMSGIGFATLGAICVLQEAAALAGICFLVAASTLVFLYYNWPQARIFLGDAGSTVIGLGVFAVGITGWQQGIFSPLVPLLIFSPFWLDATTTLVGRVLKGERWWEAHRQHLYQRMALKYGVKKSLFIELIAMLCTSAAALLLVVSGLM, encoded by the coding sequence ATGCATTGGTGGTTACCGGTGGCAACAGGTATTGCAGTTACGCTGATTGTGCTGCGGTTGCTACTGTTTCGGCTGCGCCAGTTGGCTCTGGACGTCCCTAACCATCGCTCTCTGCACGATACTCCCGTTCCCAGAACTGGTGGTTGGGCCGTGCTGGTAGGCGTATTTTCCGGCGTGATAGTGAGCCAGGTGCCGCTATCCATTGGCACTCTATTTGCTTTTCTTATGTTGCTGGCGGTTTCCCTGGTGGATGACCTGCGCTCAGTGAGTGCTAGACTTCGCTTTTCTGTTCAGATTTTGTCCGTTTCGTTGCTGCTATATTCAATGGCGCCGGAGTTTTCGCACTGGTTGTTGTGGCCGGTATTGATCATTGCCGGTGTCTGGGTGGTAAACCTCTACAACTTTATGGATGGTATGGACGGCTTTGCCGGCAGCATGAGCGGAATCGGGTTTGCCACCCTGGGAGCCATCTGTGTGCTGCAGGAGGCTGCTGCACTGGCCGGAATCTGTTTTCTGGTTGCCGCCAGTACACTTGTATTCCTGTACTACAATTGGCCTCAGGCGCGTATTTTCCTGGGGGATGCTGGCTCAACGGTTATCGGGCTGGGTGTTTTTGCCGTTGGTATCACTGGCTGGCAGCAGGGGATTTTCAGTCCGCTGGTTCCGTTGTTGATATTTTCGCCATTTTGGCTGGATGCCACTACGACCCTTGTGGGGCGGGTGCTGAAAGGGGAGCGCTGGTGGGAGGCGCATCGACAGCATTTGTATCAGCGAATGGCGCTGAAGTACGGGGTTAAAAAGTCACTTTTTATTGAGCTGATCGCGATGCTTTGCACATCAGCGGCGGCGTTGTTACTGGTAGTATCCGGATTGATGTAA